Proteins from a genomic interval of Benincasa hispida cultivar B227 chromosome 7, ASM972705v1, whole genome shotgun sequence:
- the LOC120080942 gene encoding uncharacterized protein LOC120080942, with product MVLLNKSSFTNNPPPPSKSNKDAEKNEGKSEACPSTPKASTLPSPSIEPYIPKPSFPSRLARRKQEHRDEKLIEMFKKIQINILLMNAIQQIPRYVKFLKELCTDKRIGKDKERVVVSKNVSDLFKQNMPRKWRDPGMFTLPYIIGNRVIRHAMLDLGAFTNVMPYHVYEDLNLNDLQKTTMCIQLADRTYIQPLRIVEDVLLQVKDLISTF from the coding sequence atgGTTCtattgaataagagttccttcacaaacAACCCACCTCCGCCTAGTAAGTCCAACAAAGACGCTGAGAAAAATGAGGGTAAATCCGAGGCATGCCCGTCTACCCCTAAGGCAAGTACTCTTCCTTCACCTTCTATTGAACCTTATATTCCTAAACCTTCGTTTCCTAGTAGGCTGGCAAGACGAAAACAAGAACATAGGGATGAGAAGTTGATCGAGATGTTTAAAAAGATTCAGATAAATATTCTCCTCATGAACGCAATCCAGCAGATTCCCAGGTATGTTAAATTTCTCAAGGAACTCTGCACCGACAAGAGGATAGGTAAGGATAAGGAACGGGTTGTGGTAAGTAAGAATGTATCAGATCTATTTAAACAAAATATGCCTAGAAAATGGCGAGACCCAGGTATGTTCACTTTACCCTACATTATTGGTAATAGAGTCATTCGTCATGCTATGCTTGATCTAGGAGCCTTTACTAATGTCATGCCTTATCATGTGTATGAGGATCTCAATTTGAATGATTTGCAAAAAACTACTATGTGCATCCAATTAGCTGATAGAACTTATATCCAGCCCCTAAGGATAGTGGAGGATGTGTTATTGCAAGTTAAGGATTTGATTTCtacattttga